The following proteins are co-located in the Paenibacillus sp. JNUCC32 genome:
- a CDS encoding ABC transporter permease: MQARHSSFLTKVKRDKYLLLLLLPCALYYIIFKYVPIFGVSIAFMDYNLFKGIAESDWVGFKYFSMFFNTPDFWPVLRNTFLLGLYKLIFGFPAPIILALLINEVSKSFLKRFVQTVSYLPHFISNVVVAGIAVMFLSPTGGVVNQLLNAIGLERINFLVEASWFRSIYVTTDVWQHIGWGTIIYLAALTAIDPQLYEAARMDGANRWRQTLNITLPGIAPAIVIILILDIGKILEIGFEKVYLLATPATYETADIISTYVYRVGLTQGNYSYATAIDLFTGIISFIFIIAANAFSRRVSGSSIW, from the coding sequence TTGCAAGCACGGCATTCGAGTTTCTTGACCAAAGTGAAGCGGGATAAATACCTGCTGCTGCTGCTTCTTCCCTGTGCTCTGTATTACATCATTTTTAAATATGTTCCCATATTCGGCGTTTCGATCGCCTTCATGGACTACAACTTGTTTAAGGGAATCGCGGAGAGCGATTGGGTGGGGTTCAAATATTTCAGCATGTTTTTTAATACGCCCGACTTCTGGCCTGTTCTCCGGAATACATTTCTGCTGGGGTTGTATAAGCTGATTTTCGGCTTTCCCGCGCCCATCATACTTGCGTTGCTCATTAATGAAGTGAGCAAATCTTTCTTGAAGCGGTTTGTCCAGACGGTCAGTTATCTTCCGCATTTCATATCCAACGTGGTTGTCGCGGGGATCGCGGTCATGTTTCTGTCGCCTACAGGCGGGGTGGTCAACCAGCTGCTGAATGCCATTGGGCTTGAACGGATCAACTTTCTGGTGGAAGCCTCCTGGTTCAGGTCGATTTATGTGACGACGGACGTATGGCAGCATATTGGATGGGGGACCATTATCTATTTGGCCGCATTGACGGCCATCGATCCGCAGCTCTATGAAGCGGCGCGCATGGACGGAGCGAACCGGTGGAGACAGACGCTGAACATTACGCTGCCCGGCATCGCCCCGGCGATTGTGATCATCCTGATACTCGACATCGGAAAAATATTGGAGATCGGCTTTGAGAAGGTATACCTGCTTGCGACTCCCGCTACTTACGAGACGGCCGATATCATATCTACTTACGTATACAGAGTAGGCTTAACGCAAGGCAACTACAGCTATGCAACGGCGATCGATCTGTTTACCGGCATCATCAGCTTTATTTTCATTATCGCGGCAAATGCGTTCAGCCGGCGAGTCAGCGGAAGCAGCATTTGGTAG
- a CDS encoding carbohydrate ABC transporter permease produces MKPKWNWFDALNALILTGVVGACLYPFVYMLAVSLSDSASIASGEVWLWPKGFNLDMYQYVFEDGRVLKGYKNTLIYVVLGTAISLLVTALGAYSLSKAKLVMGKPILMLIVFTMFFNGGMIPTFLVVKELGFVNTIWGMVLPGAVATWNLLIMRTFFMGMPQELEESGKIDGLSEIGIFFRIVLPLSKPVLATIGLYYAVGMWNNFMGPLLYLRDADMQPLQVILRNIVLSGQLTGTDGPVVGDIVVVEDGLKFATIMVSTLPILLVYPFIQKYFVKGALIGSVKG; encoded by the coding sequence ATGAAACCGAAATGGAATTGGTTTGATGCCCTGAATGCCTTGATATTGACTGGGGTCGTAGGGGCGTGTTTATACCCGTTTGTCTACATGCTGGCCGTGTCCCTCAGCGATTCCGCCTCCATTGCCTCGGGGGAGGTCTGGCTGTGGCCGAAGGGCTTCAACCTGGATATGTATCAGTATGTGTTCGAGGACGGACGGGTGCTGAAAGGATACAAGAATACGCTGATATATGTCGTTCTCGGTACGGCGATTTCCTTGTTGGTGACGGCGCTGGGGGCCTATTCGCTGTCCAAGGCCAAGCTGGTCATGGGTAAACCGATATTGATGCTGATCGTGTTTACGATGTTTTTCAACGGAGGCATGATTCCGACGTTTCTGGTCGTGAAGGAGCTGGGCTTTGTCAACACCATATGGGGCATGGTGCTCCCAGGAGCCGTAGCCACCTGGAATCTGCTGATAATGCGGACTTTCTTCATGGGGATGCCCCAAGAGCTTGAAGAATCCGGCAAAATCGACGGTCTGTCCGAGATCGGAATTTTCTTTCGAATTGTGCTTCCGCTTTCCAAGCCGGTGCTTGCCACCATCGGATTGTATTATGCGGTGGGGATGTGGAATAACTTCATGGGTCCGCTGCTGTATTTGCGGGATGCCGATATGCAGCCGCTGCAGGTGATATTAAGAAACATCGTGCTGTCGGGCCAATTGACGGGAACGGATGGGCCTGTTGTAGGCGATATCGTGGTGGTGGAGGATGGTCTGAAGTTCGCTACCATCATGGTGTCCACCCTGCCGATCCTGCTGGTTTACCCGTTTATCCAGAAATATTTCGTAAAAGGAGCTTTGATCGGCTCCGTCAAAGGTTAA